The nucleotide window gatcacccgtatccttcatgtgcgtagggctattacccttgtccaatcgtttggagttcctgcccgCTCAATGGTTGCTCTGAGAACTCACGGATTTCTCTTCACGgacttcgtcatgcaaagcaccttggtaacgtactacaccatcaccttctgtggctctgttctatggacaactgaaccagcgaaacatcgtgattggaattgtcgtcctatcctttgtcgcaAATGTCACACAATCGGAACAGACTCAATGGTATTCTCATCGAGACTTCACAGTGGTGGTTTGAGGTTTCATGATGCGGTGTGGTCTGCACtgaagtctcacagttctatatctgctcccctgccgcactggatcagacaactatcacccattcccgtaaaaaaaagaaaatagagagaaaaaaaaggcaagtgagtctggacatcaaggacaggaactgaaagctaaacctctccatgtccaataataattaataaaatcaataaaatgtaaaatatgaaatcacttgtttattgaagtgttcgacatcatttaaatcctgattctaaatcagtgtttctcaactggaggatgcttttaaactaaataattaaaatacacatGATAAAcctttgggaaaatgtgacaaaagtaaaattgtataattattaaaagattaagttaaatgatttttgtcttccttttaaacgccgtatgacctcctcatggattcttgcatcttgtttatatccctcttgtggagcagggggctgtggctcggggtcataatgctgagggggagggaggtcaggagggagaggggaaactggtcctcagtgccacattgtgcaaaacaccacacaccctgatcatcttacacacattttccgggtggtatagaagtctgccacctgagacatccagagctccacatctgcatttcaagaggtgaggagcgtctgaggggtgaaggctctgtcacctgtcatattatagactacatcaggacaatgtttacaatttctacatgttgttaaagtcaccaagaagccagtcatcacgtcctgcagctgcctgtagtctgttccctacactgctatgtgtcaggataaaggaatcatgtgctgaagcaggtcagtgtgtcacagtgaagggaaacctgatgtatcgactacccaccttaataataacatccaaaatgacaggcattatgataGAAAGCCGGGGGCAGAGCACTGGGTCAGCCATGACTGGAACTTGGTgatcctggggcttgaacccctgaccttcaccactgagctaccacttcccaaatAGAGACCCTTCCATGGTGAAATACTTACAGCTAAAGTTACAGaattctctctgactgtctgaacACTGATCCTGGAAACttaatttataaatgcacaataaacattttctcacagaaacatcaccatatcaacaattaccACATTTTTCCCTATGAGatcttattgtattaaaattagATATAAAATGGCTGTTTAAATATTAACTTTACAATATGTTGAAGATGTTTTGCATTCAGTACCGTATAATATTGGTAATGGTCCAAgtccagcccagttgtgcacacAGAAGATCCAGACTGAAGATGTAGTTCAGGTAGCAGGGCAGAGATTATAACCATACCAGCTGTTCTCCAGGAAAGACTTCAGGGTGCTGGTAATCATATTGTAGATGTTTCCCGGAGGCTCCtggcaaaaaatacatcattatttaatacccagtgcaataaaacactgtttaagTGACAGCGTAgttcaatataaatgtatatggaaTTTGTCCCACTAGATTACACTGATACTTGAAAATTAAAGGGAGATTAAGAAGGCAGTAAAATACTTGATAAAGtccagttaaaataaaaatgacactgAGAGGAACACTGAGGATCAGCTTCTTACCTCATCCCAGTGCAGATACTTGGTGAGCAAGTGAAATATCTTTCCCTTTGCTTTCAGGTTGCTCACTATGTGAATTACTCGGCATAAAGAACTTTCATAGGACAAAAaacttggccatgctgtcaccatgaccatAATCACTTTGGGGGCTTCAAGAAAGTCtgcaaagcaacaaaacaatagaacataaatacagtgtataaaaaaaaaaaagacattggatATAAAAAGTTGACACACCTTATAAAATTGCACCTTATCAAATTGCAGACAGAAATAATAGGAAAACATCGGGAAAGAAAGCGATATCCCGGCAGAGAGGGAGAGTTCTTAGGGTTCTTAAATACCGGGCAGCGTGGGAAAACCTCAAAATTGCAGCCGACCCGGAAGTGCACTTTGCGAGCGGGAAGGCACAAGCCGAGACGGGTTAGAGACGGGAAACGTGAAAAGATGGGTGGATCCAGAGGACTCTGGGGAGTTTGAGGCAGACCGCAACAGTGTTGATCACTTTAGAAATGGGACaggggacgtgtgtgtgtgtgtgtgtgtgtgtgtgtgtgtgtgtggaagcgTGGGGCAAGTTTCTTTTATACAGCCTTGAGAGAGAGGTCTCAGGGGGACAGCCAGACCTGCCAGTACCGGGCAGGGGACATCGTTTGCCATGAAACCATGAATGGCACCTTGGCCCCCTCAAGCCAATGACACCACTCCTCTAAGGCCAGCTTGATAGCCAGGAGCTCCCGTTCACCATGAGTGGTAGGAGATAGCGATTCTTAAAAGTAATGGCGTTACGTCCCTGATAGTCTTTACGTGGGCGAAGGGTTTGTCCTTCTTCTCCACAAAGAAGAACCCAGCCCCAGGGGAGGAGGATGGGTGAATACTCCCGGCAGAGAGAGACTCCTGAATATACTGGTGCATGGCCtcctgcagtccagacagatTGTACAAACGTCCATGGGGAGAAGAGGTTCCAGGCAACAGGTTGATGGCACAGTCATGTGGCTGGTGTGGTGGAAGGGAGGATTCTTTGACCTTGCTGAAGACACCCTAGGAGCTGAGATCAGGTTGAGGCTCCTGACGTGACGGGACAGGTGCAGGGCGGGTTGAGGCGAGACAAAAAAACACGAGCATAAGACACGAGCATAAGATGAGGGGATGATCAGGAACGAGAGCCACTCCTGTGGAAGAAAGAGATAATCCAGCAGAGAGGGGGAGAACCCGGAAGACCGTGATGTTGTCTTCTgtaaaaaagctgaaaataaagaggagtttcacatttcaacatgacaatgaccaaaagCACATATCCAAATTAGCAAAGGCACGGCTTCAGAAAAGGATCATCACAGTACTGGAATggtccagccagagcccagacctcaacccaactgaaAACCTATGAAATGACCTACAATGAGCCATACACAGAAGATCACCTCACAATTTAAAGATACATTTCTGCAAAGTAGAATAGATTAAATTCCAAAGTGTAGATGTGGGAAGTTAATAGAGATTATTCACAAAGACTTGATGCCATAATAAAGGCAAGTTGTGCTTCCACTAAGTAGTAGTTTTGGGGGATTTTCAGACTTTTGCAATCAAGCTGtgatagttttttatttaaaaagttaccaattaataaatattttttttgtctctggatatttgttttttggaaaATCACATTAAACATGTAACAAGTTTGACGTTTACACTGTTGgtattttttatctttctatttaaaaaacctGCCATTTCATGAGAGTGTGTAAACGTTTTACATCCACTGTACATCACCAACAAGACACAATTTACTTCTCTGTATCAGTGTCCAGATCATTTTTAGTAGATAAGTAATGAAATATcagtataatctcaccttctttaaggaGTCTGTAGACGAGAGCATGTGCTTTGTGACAGTCTCCTCTCTGTTGACACACGcctacataaaccctacagagagactgcaggagatcATGTCCCATAAACCCTCTCTCCACCTTGATCTTCTCcaaaatcacagacagaaacatCTCTGCTAAGGACTAAATGAGACGGAGAAAATTTTTAAGCTTCCAACTGAATAAACGTATTTAAatcatgtatttaaaacaaatacagaggaacccggttatctcgccctcggttacctcgacaaccctattaagtcgacgtttttgaagtggacaTCCGCGGtgtgctttgggaagaaaagcgcagccgttatgagagtgccggtgggaaggcacgtaccgggatacacatgagcgataacaacgaccgccgtgaaccaacatataccaacaataacggacagtgagagtgtggaagtttaaataggagctggtgatgatgataaatgagcATCGTATGTGCGCGATtcaagccgggagcttcagagaaagcggccgagaaagcacctgacatgctgaagggggccgaagggggcgtggcaggtggattcctgacagataaacatgtactgtatgtatttttataacatgccttcatcaaacaaatcgcggcaacgctgttgtgtaaaaaactcttcaaaaacacgtgcatgcacattctcatttattaacgcacatcatgtacataaagaaatttcaagcacgttaatatattgccgccattttgattttcgtttatctcgatcatcggttacctcgatgctttttggcgaccccctaggacatcgacataaccaggttccactgtataaggAAGTTGAGACTTGACTGTAGACTGggtttaggaaaactattagatattgtataaaatgtataaatttttaCATGATAAATCATATCTACTGTTCAGTTTAAGAACATCAGAACCAGTGAATTATGAatcaactttaaaaaataagaaactcaaatccacagctaaagaataaagtgtttaaatcgcatgcacactaaataaaacaaaagataagaACTGACCtttgtttacacaaaactcagaaatgacgtgtttctcttcatctctcaaaaCAGGAAGTTCACTTGTTCCTGTGAGAAGTGCATGAATCCTGTCTGTAGGTAAAACATCAGAACAGgacttttgtagtgtttctaatGCACTGGAGATGagagattgtgttgtgtgtgttgtgtttacagGATCAGCTGAAGCAGCATCAAGTCGAGGCTTTTGAGCTTTCCTGGGTGGTGACATGTCTGATCCAGTTCACTTTGCTGTGGGCTTTGGGTCTGtatgaatataaaagaaatttatataatttgtcaCACGCCCTTATCCCGAGAGACTTACAATATTTCTTCCTAGATCTTAAAAAATGACTGTTACACATTTAGGTTCATTAAGGCGGTGAAGAATTTGCCTTGTCAACACTTTTTCCATtaatgttccaatacttttggtgataATGTACATACTAGGTTTAGCACATGCTAAGATTAAACTGTATATCCACTAAAATTAGATTACAACGTCACATTTAAATACGTTTATCAGCTTCCTgcttgtttatgttttattaattattattatttttaattgtattatttattatttgtgttcatttattacatattaaatgcaaatacagaACACATCAAAATGTACAGAAACTTAGTATTAGAGATTTTACTGTTACCTTTGTTCAACTCGTTCTCCACTTTGTAAAGTTTTTCCTGTTGAGGatccaaaacaaaaagcagatttagttttatttagtcacaTTTCTCACTAAAAGTTCAATGatgtctgcatttaaaaatggaaagaaagtaCCTCCATTAAGCGAAAGCTTTTCTATATGCTGCTGATTTTGCATTTCAGGCCTCGGATTTCCAGATTTTGTCTGGTGttcacttctgtaaaataatttacaaaatgaaatgaaaaggtgctcagatcacattatcacattatatgtgtattttaatagaactgaatcatgcagtaataatcaacttgtactttcttacacacctttaagtgccagaagctggttttcaacactgacatttctgtggaagggaaaagaaacatttaaataaaacattatataatgtattattatattacatattatatagtatCACTGCAATGATTGGAATAAagtataaagagaaaaaaacatacttGTGAGTGTTGCTGAGTAGCATAAGGCTCTTAATGGCCTGAAGCTCCCGCTGGCTTATGTTTGCCTTTTCCATTTCTGTAGgtctttcaatattttattctagAGAGTTTGttgaatctgaaaaaaaagaaaaaactgcttTAATCAAAAATCATTCGATAaagattttgtaaatttttttataatgagtaTCTCTGTAGTCTGATCGTTCTTCCTCAGTGTTTCTACAGcgtattttctcttttttatagaTTATCATCAACGAGACTTTATTGCCCTCTGGAGAGAAAAAATTAAGATGATTTGTGTACACTATTCCATTACAAAGAGTTTTGAGGGGCGTGGCACACGCAGCTCAGCTCCTAAATGATGTTGGGTTTTTGCCGGTTCAGTCTTTATGAATGCTGATGGGACGCGTTTACTCAGTGGAGCCTCCTTCTGCTTACAGCCTTTAAATGCTAGCTAGAGCGTACTTGCCGGAAGTTCTGGGTGAGCATGTGACTAACGTGTGACTAGCGGAAAcctgcaaaataaattaaactaaagACTTGTAAAGTAACTTACCGCTAATGTGTTTCTTCTGAAGTGGATGATATAGATCGATTTGGTTGCATGATTGAGAAGTTTGACGCTCGATGTGTTGAGTTTGTTGGCTGCTTCCGAGATCAGACGAGATTGAGCGTTCTCAGAGTGGTATAGCCGTAAGCTCGGTGTTCTGGCTTTTATGCATGTGGTCGAAAGCGGcgcactgtgacatcacagagATACACAGAGAAACACCCCCGTATCTCTTGCACAGTGTGTGCCTTGACCGAGCATGGTCCTTCAAGCTAGATAATCAAACATTCATTAGTTGGCGGTAATGCACCTTTTCGTTGGTCTGCCAAACCGCCATAAAACACCagaacaacaataacaacaacaactgagtatgtacagatacatgaacagtaactataacactgaggatgtacagtaaatgaacagtaactataacactgagtatgtacagatacatgaacagtaactataacactaAGGATGTACAGTTAAATGAACATtaactataacactgaggatgtacagttACATAACCTACCATTAATGGTTTGTCTACAGTTAAATATGTTTCAGTGTGGGTATTTAActaaataaacagcagaaacTGCATATAAAACATGAAGAGgactaaaaaaatttattttgtctttgcCTTTTCtcaattatttgctttgagaatgttgaaagagaagtacagagaaggtcagaaggagttgcattgtgtttaaATCTAGAGAAGGCATACAGCAGGGTttagagagaaggggaatgaaagtcagtaggagtaagacagagtacatgtgtgtaaatgagagggagggcagtggaggggtgcagttgcagggaaaagaggtggagaaggtggaggagtttaggtacctggggtcaacaatgcaaagtaatggagagtgtgttagagaagtgaagaaaagactgcaggcagggtggagtgggtggagaagagtgatagcaggagtgatttgtgatagaagagtatctgtgagagtgaaagggaaagtttataggtctgtggtgagacctgagatgttgtaaggtttagagacagtggcattgagtaaaagacaggaagtggagctgaaggtagctgagctgaagatgttgaggttttcgttgggagtgacgacgatggaccgGATTTTACTGTGAATCACTGTAAGATACAGAAGAAGACTGAGGAGCTTGAGaaagatcattctgagaaaccaagagcaattggagaatTGCTCAGCTGAGAGCACTTTGGgttctgactatgagaaacagcagaaacagaaagctgaacctctacaagcccaaagaggCGCAGAAAATCTGTgtgaaacaaagattcttaggtgaggaagagaaatgaggatggaaacctgAGAGTGACTgaaggaagctgtacagctgttcagcaatatgacttcagcactagagaaagaaaaccagagaaagaaaaagaggagatcaagctggacatgtcctacatataataaagtacacaaatatcagtgattattgtaactgaatattttttcttccttcaaaataaataaatatcttaaatatagtgtgtgttttgtttctattattaaattattattttacatcatttaaatttaactaagaattaaaatccacatgataaaatgttgggaaaacgggacaaaagtaaataataataaaataaaggttttgtttaaacccaattttacatgaacagaagttaaagtaataaaataaacagttattgaacagtattcacagcatcagtttaaatattaaatcacaataacacagagattaaatcagtttacaatacatgagttcttcatgggttcatctgatcacacaatactataaagtttagttccaatgtagcctcataacatcatagttcaagtataacttttgacaactgcagttagtagaaaaacatcagaaagaactatttaatagattcattttaataattcagtccattcagtttggtcaattcagttagaaaagattcgattcgatgatttcgactccttagattcagttcaagtgactcggttcaagagttcagttcggtcacttctattcaaaacaatgacgTCGACTGAGACTGAATCCATAGATTgttcaagaaatttccttttagcagtctctcaaaaagaaaccagcaggtggtcagaatgttcctactctgatagagagaaagagagaaaaagaaagtgagtgacatgatgatgtcacaggcagagggcggggcatctaggtgtgatgtcacagtgtgacacaTCTATATAAATTagagcgtgcttttgtttctcatttgtaaatttaccaattgtaagtaaagagacacttaaattgacaaccaccaaacaaacaaacagcagcaagaagcagcagcgattagcagcaactaaaaaaaatacaacttctcttctattgaacatttcttcatacaggtacctggtaagtcgtctaaataattatggcagaatattgtagattatttagtagaagactcgaaaagtgaaaagtcatcatttagcgacattagcatgggtaactagccggctagctaagcttagcttttatagtttagctttttatattaatccaacaaatttacctaataattaatatagaatctattagatacaatgaagtagcttaatttaacctatttatcccatattttaatcaaactcatgtaacctgtttactccaagtataattaacataatatactaataaatagagtagaatagggtcagactgggactacaattttaataatccttgcagccgtggcatgttttatctgttgtggaattccttgtcattgtttagacaatacgtacagctcccagtgtataaaattacaggtgaagagtcttctacagaaaacatctccacagatatggatcaaaacatctatgtggatttggatggagggattatggccatagtcaataagaaaaaatgactgtaacaaacgtttccttataactaaaatcactaaactctttctatgcttcaattctgattatttaattatatcgtatataaatcatgttgttgttgtgtgtattttatgctgtgtgcaggaacatggcagctggtgaacataggAGGCTTCTGAAAGTTATCCGTCTG belongs to Silurus meridionalis isolate SWU-2019-XX chromosome 4, ASM1480568v1, whole genome shotgun sequence and includes:
- the LOC124384522 gene encoding little elongation complex subunit 1-like, whose protein sequence is MFLSVILEKIKVERGFMGHDLLQSLCRVYVGVCQQRGDCHKAHALVYRLLKEDFLEAPKVIMVMVTAWPSFLSYESSLCRVIHIVSNLKAKGKIFHLLTKYLHWDEEPPGNIYNMITSTLKSFLENSWYGYNLCPAT